A part of Geotrypetes seraphini chromosome 9, aGeoSer1.1, whole genome shotgun sequence genomic DNA contains:
- the P2RY1 gene encoding P2Y purinoceptor 1: MTDVLLPDFLNATESTLSVGGFPVSNATKCSLTKTGFQFYYLPAVYILVFITGFIGNSVAIWMFIFHMKPWSSISVYMFNLALADFLYVLSLPALIFYYFNKTDWIFGDVMCKLQRFIFHVNLYGSILFLTCISVHRYTGVVHPLKSLGRLKKKNSIYISALVWFIVIAGISPILFFSSTGIRKNKTVTCFDTSSDDYLRSYFIYSMCTTVCGFCIPFILILGCYGLIVKALIYKDMDNAPLRRKSIYLVIIVLTVFAVSYLPFHVMKNLNLRARLDFQSPEMCSFNDRVYATYQVTRGLASLNSCVDPILYFLAGDTFRRRLSRATRKASRRSEANVQSKSEEMTLNILTEYKQNGDTSL; this comes from the coding sequence ATGACAGACGTCTTGTTACCAGATTTCCTGAATGCCACTGAAAGCACCCTCTCGGTCGGTGGCTTCCCCGTGAGCAATGCCACGAAATGTTCCCTGACAAAGACTGGCTTCCAGTTTTATTATCTCCCCGCCGTGTACATTTTAGTCTTCATCACGGGATTTATTGGCAATAGCGTGGCGATCTGGATGTTCATCTTCCACATGAAGCCATGGAGCAGCATCTCAGTTTACATGTTCAACCTGGCGTTAGCTGATTTCCTCTATGTTCTGTCCCTCCCTGCACTCATCTTTTATTACTTTAACAAAACAGACTGGATTTTTGGAGATGTGATGTGCAAACTGCAAAGGTTCATCTTCCACGTCAATCTGTATGGCAGCATTTTGTTTTTAACTTGCATCAGCGTGCACCGATACACGGGAGTGGTGCATCCTTTAAAATCCCTGGGGAGGTTGAAAAAAAAGAATTCAATTTATATTAGCGCCCTGGTCTGGTTCATTGTGATTGCTGGAATCTCTCCAATACTATTCTTTTCTAGTACCgggataagaaaaaacaaaaccgTCACATGTTTTGACACCTCCTCCGATGATTACCTGAGAAGTTACTTCATTTACAGCATGTGTACCACAGTCTGTGGTTTCTGCATCCCCTTTATATTAATTCTTGGCTGTTATGGATTAATTGTCAAAGCTTTGATCTACAAAGACATGGACAATGCCCCTTTACGGAGAAAATCCATCTACCTGGTTATCATTGTGTTGACAGTCTTTGCAGTGTCCTATCTGCCATTCCATGTGATGAAAAACCTGAATCTGAGAGCCAGGCTGGATTTTCAGTCTCCGGAAATGTGTTCCTTCAATGACAGAGTTTACGCCACTTACCAGGTTACTAGAGGGCTAGCTAGTCTCAATAGCTGCGTGGATCCCATTCTCTATTTTCTGGCGGGAGATACCTTTCGAAGAAGACTTTCAAGGGCGACCAGAAAAGCTTCCAGGAGAAGTGAAGCCAATGTGCAGTCCAAAAGCGAAGAGATGACTCTTAACATTTTAACTGAGTACAAGCAGAATGGAGATACAAGTTTGTGA